In Streptomyces sp. P9-A4, a single window of DNA contains:
- a CDS encoding glutamate ABC transporter substrate-binding protein — protein sequence MNPTRTRRNAVRTGRATVAAAAAVVLSFTSTGFAHAAASGTPRDHGNGDKITVGIKFDQPGIGLKTPDGTYTGFDVDVATYIAKQLGHDPSQIVWKEAKSADRETLLQRGDVDFIAASYSINDERAKKVDFAGPYLLAHQDVLIRADDDSIKKPSDLDHKKLCSVTGSTSAQNVKTKLAPDAQLQEYGGYSECLTGLENGVIDAVTTDDSILAGYAAQPEFKGKFKLGGFKMSNENYGIGVQKGSDLKGKINTALEKMVADGSWEAAVKKNFGPAGYKNEPAPKIGVIVK from the coding sequence ATGAACCCGACCAGGACCCGCAGGAATGCCGTCAGGACCGGAAGGGCCACCGTGGCCGCGGCCGCGGCCGTCGTCCTCTCCTTCACCTCGACGGGATTCGCGCACGCCGCGGCAAGCGGAACGCCACGCGACCACGGCAACGGCGACAAGATCACCGTCGGCATCAAGTTCGACCAGCCCGGCATCGGACTGAAGACCCCCGACGGCACCTACACCGGCTTCGACGTCGACGTGGCCACGTACATCGCCAAGCAGCTCGGCCACGACCCTTCCCAGATCGTCTGGAAGGAGGCCAAGAGCGCCGACCGGGAGACGCTGCTCCAGCGCGGCGACGTGGACTTCATCGCGGCCTCGTACTCGATCAACGACGAGCGCGCGAAGAAGGTCGACTTCGCCGGCCCCTACCTCCTCGCCCACCAGGACGTCCTGATCCGCGCCGACGACGACTCCATCAAGAAGCCGTCCGACCTCGACCACAAGAAGCTGTGCTCCGTCACCGGCTCGACCTCGGCGCAGAACGTCAAGACGAAGCTCGCCCCCGACGCCCAACTCCAGGAGTACGGCGGCTACTCCGAGTGCCTGACCGGACTCGAGAACGGTGTCATCGACGCCGTCACCACCGACGACTCGATCCTCGCCGGATACGCCGCGCAGCCCGAGTTCAAGGGCAAGTTCAAGCTCGGCGGCTTCAAGATGAGCAACGAGAACTACGGCATCGGCGTCCAGAAGGGCAGCGACCTCAAGGGCAAGATCAACACGGCCCTGGAGAAGATGGTCGCCGACGGCTCCTGGGAGGCGGCGGTCAAGAAGAACTTCGGCCCCGCCGGGTACAAGAACGAACCCGCCCCGAAGATCGGCGTCATCGTGAAGTGA
- a CDS encoding alpha/beta hydrolase, producing the protein MADKPTIVLVHGFWGGAAHWSKVIVELHRRGFDRLHAVENPLTSLADDAERTRKMVNQVAGPVLLVGHSYGGVVITEAGDLPNVTGLVYIAAFAPDTGESPGKLSQEMPPAAFDNIVPDSDGYLWIRQDAFHDSFDQDLSQEEALVMAVTQKAPLGSTFGDTVTAPAWRAKPSYYQVSTQDRMIHPDNERRMAARMNPRKTVELDASHASLASRPIEVCDLIELAARETAL; encoded by the coding sequence ATGGCGGACAAGCCCACGATCGTCCTCGTGCACGGATTCTGGGGCGGCGCCGCACACTGGTCCAAGGTCATCGTCGAACTCCACCGGCGCGGCTTCGACAGGCTCCACGCCGTCGAGAACCCGCTCACCTCCCTCGCCGACGACGCCGAACGCACCCGGAAGATGGTCAACCAGGTGGCCGGCCCCGTGCTCCTCGTCGGCCACTCCTACGGCGGCGTCGTCATCACCGAGGCCGGCGACCTGCCGAACGTGACCGGCCTCGTCTACATCGCCGCCTTCGCCCCGGACACCGGGGAGAGCCCGGGCAAGCTCAGCCAGGAGATGCCGCCGGCGGCCTTCGACAACATCGTGCCCGACTCCGACGGCTACCTCTGGATCAGGCAGGACGCCTTCCACGACAGCTTCGACCAGGACCTGAGCCAGGAGGAGGCCCTGGTCATGGCCGTCACACAGAAGGCGCCCCTCGGCTCCACCTTCGGCGACACCGTCACCGCCCCGGCCTGGCGCGCGAAGCCGAGCTACTACCAGGTCTCCACCCAGGACCGCATGATCCACCCCGACAACGAGCGCCGCATGGCCGCGCGCATGAACCCCCGTAAGACCGTCGAGCTCGACGCGAGCCACGCCTCGCTGGCCTCCCGGCCCATCGAGGTCTGCGACCTGATCGAACTGGCCGCACGCGAGACGGCGCTCTGA
- a CDS encoding amino acid ABC transporter permease → MFDFLQGYDLLGAFWVTVQLTVYSAIGSLVWGTVLAAMRVGPVPLMRGFGTVYVNIVRNIPLTVIIVFTSLGLFQTLGVSLGAERFTTINFRLAVLGLTAYTSAFVCEALRSGINTVPLGQVEAARAIGLGFPQVLRIIVLPQAFRSVVGPLANVLIALTKNTTVAAAIGVAEAALLMREMIENEAQLILISAIFALGFLCLTLPTGLFLGWVAKKVAVKR, encoded by the coding sequence GTGTTCGACTTCCTCCAGGGGTACGACCTGCTCGGAGCCTTCTGGGTGACGGTGCAGCTCACCGTCTACTCCGCGATCGGCTCCCTCGTCTGGGGGACGGTGCTGGCCGCCATGCGCGTCGGCCCCGTCCCCCTCATGCGGGGCTTCGGCACCGTCTACGTCAACATCGTCCGCAACATCCCGCTCACCGTCATCATCGTCTTCACCTCGCTGGGTCTCTTCCAGACCCTCGGCGTCAGCCTGGGCGCCGAACGCTTCACCACCATCAACTTCCGCCTCGCCGTCCTCGGACTCACCGCCTACACCAGCGCCTTCGTCTGCGAGGCACTCCGGTCGGGCATCAACACCGTCCCCCTGGGCCAGGTCGAGGCCGCCCGCGCCATCGGACTCGGCTTCCCCCAGGTCCTGCGCATCATCGTGCTCCCGCAGGCCTTCCGCTCCGTCGTCGGCCCGCTCGCCAACGTGCTCATCGCCCTCACCAAGAACACCACCGTGGCCGCCGCCATCGGCGTCGCCGAAGCCGCCCTGCTGATGCGCGAGATGATCGAGAACGAGGCCCAGCTCATCCTCATCTCCGCGATCTTCGCCCTCGGCTTCCTCTGTCTCACCCTGCCCACCGGCCTCTTCCTCGGCTGGGTCGCCAAGAAGGTGGCGGTGAAACGGTGA
- a CDS encoding amino acid ABC transporter ATP-binding protein, whose amino-acid sequence MPVPDGGDELVVLRAVDKHFGSLHVLRSIDLTVHRGEVVVVIGPSGSGKSTLCRAINRLETVDDGEIIVDGRPLPAEGRELAALRADVGMVFQSFNLFAHKTVLGNVTLGQIKVRKKDRKAAEERARALLDRVGVASQADKYPAQLSGGQQQRVAIARALAMDPKVMLFDEPTSALDPEMINEVLEVMQQLARDGMTMVVVTHEMGFARSAANRVVFMADGRIVEEATPDEFFGNPRSERAKDFLSKILHH is encoded by the coding sequence ATGCCCGTCCCGGACGGAGGTGACGAGCTCGTCGTGCTGCGCGCGGTGGACAAGCACTTCGGCAGCCTGCACGTCCTCCGCTCCATCGACCTGACCGTCCACCGCGGCGAGGTCGTCGTCGTCATCGGTCCCTCGGGCTCCGGGAAGTCGACGCTCTGCCGGGCCATCAACCGCCTGGAGACCGTCGACGACGGCGAGATCATCGTCGACGGACGCCCGCTGCCCGCCGAGGGGCGCGAACTCGCCGCCCTGCGCGCGGACGTCGGGATGGTCTTCCAGTCCTTCAACCTCTTCGCCCACAAGACCGTCCTCGGCAACGTCACCCTGGGCCAGATCAAGGTCCGCAAGAAGGACAGGAAGGCGGCCGAGGAGCGCGCCCGCGCCCTCCTGGACCGGGTCGGCGTCGCCTCACAGGCGGACAAGTACCCCGCCCAGCTCTCGGGCGGCCAGCAGCAGCGCGTGGCCATCGCCCGCGCCCTCGCCATGGATCCGAAGGTGATGCTCTTCGACGAGCCGACCTCCGCGCTAGACCCCGAGATGATCAACGAGGTCCTGGAGGTCATGCAGCAACTCGCCCGGGACGGCATGACGATGGTGGTCGTCACCCATGAGATGGGCTTCGCCCGCTCCGCCGCCAACCGCGTCGTCTTCATGGCCGACGGCAGGATCGTCGAAGAGGCGACCCCGGACGAGTTCTTCGGCAACCCGCGCAGCGAGCGGGCCAAGGACTTCCTGTCCAAGATCCTCCACCACTGA
- a CDS encoding amino acid ABC transporter permease, translating to MKTRPTVLYDVPGPRARRRNLLWTLLFLLALAAVLWWVVASLVDKNQLAWDKWAPFFTDARVWETYILPALKNTVIAAGLSMAIALPLGALLGIFRLSDHRAVRATAGTVVEFFRAIPVLILMLFADAAYSQFTGISPETRPLYAVVTGLVLYNASVLAEIVRAGILALPAGQTDAAKAIGMRKGQTMTYVLLPQSVTAMLPALVGQLVVIVKDTALGGAMLGFSELLASVRPMSANYGANTIACFTVVAVIFVVLNFALTTFASWLEGRLRRGRKSTGAVVGAEAVAELAVPGERPGPTDTKR from the coding sequence GTGAAGACCCGCCCCACCGTCCTCTACGACGTCCCCGGGCCGCGCGCCCGGCGGCGCAACCTCCTGTGGACCCTGCTGTTCCTGCTGGCGCTCGCCGCCGTGCTGTGGTGGGTGGTGGCGAGCCTCGTCGACAAGAACCAGCTCGCATGGGACAAGTGGGCCCCGTTCTTCACCGACGCCCGCGTCTGGGAGACGTACATCCTCCCCGCCCTGAAGAACACCGTGATCGCCGCCGGGCTCTCCATGGCGATCGCCCTGCCGCTCGGCGCCCTCCTCGGCATCTTCCGGCTCTCCGACCACCGGGCCGTACGCGCCACCGCCGGCACCGTCGTCGAGTTCTTCCGCGCCATCCCCGTCCTGATCCTGATGCTCTTCGCCGACGCCGCCTACTCCCAGTTCACCGGGATCAGCCCCGAGACCCGCCCCCTCTACGCCGTGGTCACCGGCCTGGTCCTCTACAACGCCTCCGTCCTCGCCGAGATCGTCCGCGCCGGCATCCTCGCCCTCCCCGCAGGCCAGACCGACGCGGCGAAGGCCATCGGCATGCGCAAGGGCCAGACCATGACGTACGTGCTGCTGCCCCAGTCCGTCACCGCCATGCTGCCCGCGCTCGTCGGCCAGCTCGTCGTCATCGTCAAGGACACCGCGCTCGGCGGCGCGATGCTCGGCTTCTCCGAACTCCTCGCGTCGGTCCGCCCGATGAGCGCCAACTACGGTGCCAACACCATCGCCTGCTTCACCGTCGTCGCCGTGATCTTCGTCGTCCTCAACTTCGCCCTCACCACCTTCGCCTCCTGGCTCGAAGGCCGCCTCCGGCGCGGCAGGAAGTCCACCGGGGCGGTCGTCGGAGCCGAGGCCGTCGCGGAACTGGCCGTACCGGGCGAGCGCCCGGGCCCCACCGACACGAAGAGGTGA
- a CDS encoding molybdopterin-dependent oxidoreductase, whose translation MTFSQPPREPTRTDRLLAALGGLVSAYVSLAVADLASFWVRPEAGPVPAVGGAVVDRTPAAVKEWAIRAFGENDKAVLQLGILIILGVLAAAVGLLALRHRLLGSAAVGAFGVLGALAAVTRPDSESATDAVPSLVGAAAGALLLYVLISRLLAGRPGRGSAGRPGGAEDAVARADRRGFLVVAASAGLVATGAAAIARSVGSPVEENAAASREALRLPRPASPAPPVPAGAGLRVPGISPFLTPNRDFYRVDTALVVPRVDADRWRLRVHGSGVSRELTVTLRELTARPAVERDITLACVSNEVGGPLVGNARWLGVPLAGLLREAGVRPPSEGGPADQLVARSVDGMTIGTPVEAVMDGRDALLAFGMNGEPLPFTHGFPVRMVVPGLYGYVSACKWIESIELTTFDAYDAYWVPRGWSAQAPVKTQSRIDTPRAFARAAAGTVMVAGVAWAQHRGISKVEVRVDDGPWQVARLAAEDSSDTWRQWVYPWAATHGRHTLTVRATDGTGTTQPEERTDTMPNGAQGWHSVEVTVDAG comes from the coding sequence ATGACCTTCTCGCAGCCCCCGCGTGAGCCCACCCGCACCGACCGGCTCCTGGCCGCCCTCGGCGGCCTCGTCTCCGCGTACGTCTCCCTCGCCGTCGCTGACCTCGCCTCCTTCTGGGTACGGCCCGAGGCCGGCCCGGTCCCCGCCGTGGGCGGCGCCGTCGTCGACCGGACCCCGGCGGCCGTCAAGGAGTGGGCGATCCGCGCCTTCGGCGAGAACGACAAGGCCGTCCTCCAGCTCGGCATCCTGATCATCCTCGGTGTGCTCGCCGCCGCCGTCGGACTCCTCGCGCTCCGGCACCGGCTCCTCGGCTCGGCGGCGGTCGGCGCCTTCGGCGTCCTCGGCGCGCTCGCCGCCGTCACCCGCCCCGACTCGGAATCGGCCACGGACGCCGTGCCCTCGCTCGTCGGAGCCGCCGCCGGCGCGCTCCTCCTGTACGTCCTGATCAGCCGCCTGCTCGCCGGGCGTCCGGGGCGCGGGAGCGCGGGTCGTCCGGGGGGTGCGGAGGACGCCGTCGCCCGCGCCGACCGCCGGGGGTTCCTCGTCGTCGCCGCCTCCGCCGGCCTCGTCGCGACCGGCGCCGCCGCCATCGCCCGATCGGTCGGCAGCCCCGTCGAGGAGAACGCCGCCGCCTCCCGCGAGGCCCTGCGCCTGCCCCGGCCCGCGTCCCCCGCACCGCCCGTACCCGCGGGGGCCGGGCTCCGCGTCCCCGGCATCAGCCCCTTCCTCACCCCCAACCGCGACTTCTACCGGGTCGACACCGCCCTCGTCGTCCCCCGGGTCGACGCCGACCGCTGGCGCCTGCGCGTGCACGGCAGCGGGGTGAGCCGGGAACTCACCGTCACTCTGCGGGAACTGACGGCCCGGCCGGCCGTGGAGCGGGACATCACTCTCGCCTGCGTCTCCAACGAGGTCGGCGGACCCCTGGTGGGCAACGCCCGTTGGCTCGGCGTCCCCCTCGCCGGCCTGCTCCGCGAGGCCGGTGTCCGGCCGCCCTCCGAAGGCGGCCCCGCCGACCAGCTGGTCGCCCGCTCCGTCGACGGCATGACCATCGGCACCCCCGTCGAGGCGGTCATGGACGGCCGGGACGCCCTGCTCGCCTTCGGCATGAACGGCGAACCCCTGCCCTTCACCCACGGCTTCCCCGTCCGCATGGTCGTCCCCGGCCTCTACGGTTACGTCTCCGCCTGCAAGTGGATCGAGTCGATCGAGCTCACCACCTTCGACGCCTACGACGCCTACTGGGTCCCACGCGGCTGGTCCGCCCAGGCGCCCGTCAAGACGCAGTCCCGCATCGACACCCCGCGCGCCTTCGCCCGCGCCGCCGCGGGCACCGTCATGGTCGCCGGGGTCGCCTGGGCCCAGCACCGGGGCATCAGCAAGGTCGAGGTACGCGTCGACGACGGCCCCTGGCAGGTCGCCCGGCTCGCCGCCGAGGACAGCAGCGACACCTGGCGGCAGTGGGTGTACCCATGGGCGGCCACCCACGGCCGGCACACCCTCACCGTCCGCGCCACCGACGGCACCGGCACCACCCAGCCGGAGGAACGCACCGACACCATGCCGAACGGCGCCCAGGGATGGCATTCTGTGGAGGTCACGGTCGACGCCGGGTAA